Within Bradymonas sediminis, the genomic segment CACCACCAGGCGATCGGCCCGGCAGCATAAATTCATTCGTGCTCATTACCAACGAGGGAAGGAAAATGGCTCAGGGATTCGTGAAGTGGTTCAACAATGTCAAAGGCTACGGCTTCATCAACATCGACGGGGAGGACGAGGATATCTTCGTGCATTATAGCCAGATTCTTCAGGATGGCTTCAAAACGCTCAAACCCGAGGAGACCGTCGAATTCGAGCTCAAGCGCGGCC encodes:
- a CDS encoding cold shock domain-containing protein; this translates as MAQGFVKWFNNVKGYGFINIDGEDEDIFVHYSQILQDGFKTLKPEETVEFELKRGPKGLHATNVQPIEPLE